The following are from one region of the Lytechinus pictus isolate F3 Inbred chromosome 4, Lp3.0, whole genome shotgun sequence genome:
- the LOC135153838 gene encoding armadillo repeat-containing protein 2-like, with product MSIRRSTSDGRKCQCLSYVELSSRSRRRRALRHCKFLVASDFGSLGLQITSAKYHFWLRRGLESKDISQNEELVLNALITINNLSFYDIINSAIVERQVQIARLLLKQLVTDHKEGMIEASRVFGNLSRSVDIRNFLTAKKVDEMMVTLLDSGNREFVYTSCGVLINLMADQERRPMLKREGGVSKLIDVLRDFGRSDWQLAGMVCMTLWNYSENIVNSNETFGEQETGEFTELLVDYLDEEVALEVPEDADWDAETQQLMKSYWKTEFCPVASQLLDRIEHHHSDLVTIDSPTNVTMASS from the exons ATGTCCATTAGAAGGTCGACGTCCGACGGTAGAAAATGCCAGTGCTTGAGTTATGTCGAGCTGAGCAGCAGGTCACGACGACGACGGGCTCTGCGTCATTGCAAGTTTCTGGTTGCGTCGGACTTCGGGTCACTCGGGCTTCAGATCACATCGGCCAAGTATCACTTCTGGCTTCGGCGGGGCTTAG AATCAAAAGATATTAGTCAGAATGAAGAGCTGGTCCTCAATGCTCTAATCACCATCAATAATCTATCTTTCTATGACATCATCAATAGTGCAATTGTGGAGAGGCAGGTACAGATAGCGAGAT TATTACTGAAGCAACTAGTTACTGATCATAAAGAAGGGATGATAGAAGCATCTAGGGTCTTTGGAAACCTCTCAAGATCAGTCGATATACGCAACTTTTTGACGGCCAAAAAGG TGGATGAGATGATGGTGACTCTACTGGACTCTGGTAATAGAGAGTTTGTCTATACGTCTTGTGGTGTGCTTATAAACCTGATGGCAGATCAGGAGAGGAGACCAATGCTCAAGAGAGAGGGTGGTGTCAGCAA ATTGATAGATGTATTACGTGACTTTGGACGCAGTGATTGGCAGCTTGCTGGTATGGTTTGTATGACGCTGTGGAACTACAGTGAGAACATCGTCAACTCCAATGAGACCTTTGGAGAGCAAGAGACCGGCGAATTTACAGAACTGCTTGTGGACTACCTGG ATGAGGAAGTGGCCCTGGAGGTTCCTGAGGATGCAGACTGGGATGCAGAGACCCAGCAGCTCATGAAGTCCTACTGGAAGACAGAGTTCTGTCCCGTAGCGTCGCAGCTCCTGGACCGGATAGAACACCACCACTCTGACTTGGTTACGATAGACTCACCAACCAACGTCACTATGGCTTCATCTTGA